The proteins below are encoded in one region of Pseudoduganella armeniaca:
- a CDS encoding secondary thiamine-phosphate synthase enzyme YjbQ, which translates to MAYQTIFEFSNAGRGTRNITDAVAQAVAQSGVQCGLAHVFVQHTSCSLTITENADPDVRRDLETIAARLAPDGDPAYRHDTEGPDDMAAHARSVLTDTGLTVPVGGGRLLLGTWQGIFLWEHRTAPQRRKVVVTVLGG; encoded by the coding sequence ATGGCGTACCAGACCATCTTCGAGTTTTCCAATGCCGGCCGCGGCACCCGCAACATCACGGACGCGGTGGCGCAGGCGGTGGCGCAGTCGGGCGTGCAGTGCGGCCTGGCACACGTGTTCGTGCAGCACACCAGCTGCTCGCTGACGATCACGGAAAACGCCGATCCGGACGTGCGGCGCGACCTGGAAACCATCGCGGCCCGGCTGGCGCCGGATGGCGATCCGGCCTACCGCCACGATACCGAGGGGCCGGACGACATGGCCGCGCATGCGCGCAGCGTGCTGACCGATACCGGCCTGACGGTGCCGGTCGGCGGCGGTCGGCTGCTGCTGGGTACCTGGCAGGGTATCTTCCTGTGGGAGCACCGTACGGCGCCGCAGCGGCGCAAGGTGGTCGTGACGGTGTTAGGCGGCTGA
- a CDS encoding glycoside hydrolase family 5 protein, whose translation MSKRLLAMLALSGSAAVLAAGAAAGPLPPLHTAGTHWLDPAGRPVTLRGTNLGNWLINEFWMMDLGGEQDDQCTLETTLERRFGQAERERLMRLFRDNWITPRDWDLMRRHGLNVVRLPFIYSVIEDERRPRQLRADAWHYLDDAIRQAEARGMYVILDLHGAVGSQGWEHHSGCAGKNQFWSVPEYQARTEWLWQQIAARYKDNGTVAGYSVLNEPWGTTPENMAAVVGKLYTAIRAVDPNHVIILPGHSEGIDAYGKPADKGMRNVAFEMHPYPGHFGWGTPGLAVHREWLTCGPDGKSGVCAWDARLRRLDTAFYLGEVQPWALLGQELGGQVARASFDTYAKYGWAATAWSWKVVTRAGGHGTGKWGFVTNAPGAGVPALDFKTAPLADIDALFRSFATQPYELHQPLLHWLTVDKARSIEDIHDTK comes from the coding sequence ATGTCGAAGCGCTTACTGGCAATGCTGGCACTGTCCGGCAGCGCGGCCGTCTTGGCCGCCGGGGCCGCCGCGGGGCCGCTGCCGCCACTGCACACGGCGGGCACGCATTGGCTCGATCCCGCCGGACGGCCGGTGACCCTGCGTGGCACCAACCTGGGCAACTGGCTGATCAACGAATTCTGGATGATGGACCTGGGCGGGGAGCAGGACGACCAGTGCACGCTGGAGACCACGCTGGAGCGGCGCTTCGGCCAAGCCGAACGGGAGCGCCTGATGCGCCTGTTCCGCGACAACTGGATCACCCCGCGCGACTGGGACCTGATGCGACGGCACGGCCTGAACGTGGTGCGGCTGCCGTTCATCTACAGCGTGATCGAGGACGAGCGCCGGCCGCGCCAGCTGCGCGCCGACGCCTGGCATTACCTGGACGACGCCATCCGCCAGGCCGAAGCGCGCGGCATGTACGTGATCCTCGACCTGCACGGTGCCGTCGGCAGCCAGGGCTGGGAGCACCACAGCGGCTGCGCCGGCAAGAACCAGTTCTGGAGCGTGCCCGAGTACCAGGCGCGCACCGAATGGCTGTGGCAGCAGATCGCGGCGCGCTACAAGGACAACGGCACGGTGGCGGGCTACAGCGTGCTCAATGAGCCGTGGGGCACGACGCCCGAGAACATGGCGGCGGTCGTCGGCAAGCTGTACACCGCGATCCGCGCCGTCGATCCGAACCACGTGATCATCCTGCCGGGCCACAGCGAGGGTATCGACGCCTACGGCAAGCCGGCCGACAAAGGCATGCGCAACGTGGCATTCGAGATGCACCCCTACCCGGGCCACTTCGGCTGGGGCACGCCGGGCCTGGCCGTGCACCGTGAATGGCTGACGTGCGGGCCCGACGGCAAGAGCGGCGTGTGCGCATGGGATGCGCGCCTGCGCCGGCTCGACACGGCGTTCTACCTGGGCGAGGTCCAGCCGTGGGCGCTGCTGGGCCAGGAGCTGGGCGGCCAGGTGGCACGCGCATCGTTCGATACGTATGCGAAGTACGGCTGGGCCGCCACCGCGTGGTCGTGGAAGGTCGTCACGCGTGCGGGCGGCCATGGCACCGGCAAGTGGGGTTTCGTCACCAATGCGCCCGGTGCCGGCGTGCCGGCTCTCGACTTCAAGACCGCGCCGCTGGCCGACATCGACGCCCTGTTCCGCTCCTTCGCTACCCAACCCTATGAACTTCACCAACCGCTGCTGCACTGGCTGACCGTCGACAAAGCGCGCAGCATCGAGGATATCCATGACACCAAATGA
- a CDS encoding FAD-dependent monooxygenase: MSTDYDIAICGAGPAGMALAALLVRRGVAPTRIVLVDAKPLDVASTDPRTLALSWGSRQILEQIGAWPVPSTEIHEIHVSRKGQFGRSMITRTEHHVPALGYVTRYGDIVTVLGGVCERLGVRSLRPARVAAIEEAADHVRLALADGGSVHAAIVVQAEGGLFGEQDDKAKKRDYGQTAIIAQVTTSAPLAQRAYERFTGEGPLALLPQDDGYSLVWCVRPDTAQTLLAMGDDAFLRKLGDTFGERLGRFTSATRRLAFPLGLNAGMAGSARTAAIGNAAQTLHPVAGQGLNLGLRDAAVLARLLAQGATPEMLAQYADLRRQDRDLTVRLTDTMARVFANDSPVQALLGVSLAAIDVFTPARSLLAELMMYGRR; this comes from the coding sequence ATGAGTACGGACTACGATATCGCCATCTGCGGCGCCGGCCCGGCCGGCATGGCGCTGGCCGCGCTGCTGGTGCGGCGCGGCGTGGCGCCAACCCGCATCGTGCTGGTCGATGCCAAGCCGCTCGACGTGGCCAGCACCGACCCGCGCACCTTGGCCCTGTCCTGGGGCAGCCGCCAGATCCTCGAGCAGATCGGCGCCTGGCCGGTGCCAAGCACCGAAATTCACGAAATCCACGTATCGCGCAAGGGCCAGTTCGGCCGCAGCATGATCACGCGCACGGAACACCACGTGCCGGCGCTGGGCTACGTGACGCGATATGGCGACATCGTCACGGTATTGGGCGGCGTATGCGAGCGGCTCGGTGTGCGCTCGCTGCGCCCGGCCCGCGTCGCCGCCATCGAGGAAGCGGCGGATCACGTGCGCCTGGCGCTGGCCGATGGCGGCAGCGTCCATGCCGCCATCGTCGTGCAAGCCGAGGGCGGCCTGTTCGGCGAGCAGGACGACAAGGCGAAAAAGCGCGACTACGGCCAGACCGCCATCATCGCCCAGGTCACAACCAGCGCCCCGCTGGCGCAGCGCGCCTACGAACGCTTTACCGGCGAAGGCCCGCTGGCGCTGCTGCCACAGGACGACGGCTACTCGCTGGTGTGGTGCGTACGGCCCGACACTGCGCAAACACTGCTGGCCATGGGCGACGATGCCTTCCTGAGGAAGCTGGGCGATACGTTCGGCGAGCGCTTGGGCCGCTTCACCAGCGCCACGCGCCGCCTGGCCTTCCCGCTGGGACTGAACGCCGGCATGGCCGGCAGCGCCCGCACGGCCGCCATCGGCAACGCCGCGCAGACCCTGCATCCGGTGGCGGGCCAGGGCCTGAACCTGGGCCTGCGCGACGCCGCCGTGCTGGCGCGCCTGCTGGCACAAGGGGCCACGCCAGAGATGCTGGCCCAATACGCGGACCTGCGCCGCCAGGACCGTGACCTGACGGTGCGCCTGACCGACACGATGGCCCGCGTGTTCGCCAACGATTCGCCGGTGCAGGCGCTGCTGGGCGTCTCGCTGGCCGCCATCGACGTGTTTACGCCGGCGCGCAGCCTGCTGGCGGAATTGATGATGTACGGCCGCAGATAG
- a CDS encoding glycoside hydrolase family 3 protein produces MTSRRTVNLTVLAAALLAGAAHAAPAADWPAIRSAIAPDAQLEQRIRAIVAGMTLEQKVGQMTQAEIKSATPDDVRKYYLGSVLNGGGSWPQGNKHATPADWLALADAYYDASMATDMATKIPVIWGIDAMHGNSNVAGATLFPHNIGLGAARDPAGVKAMAQAVGKAVRATGINWVFAPTLAVVRDDRWGRTYESFSEDPRIVREYAGGYVEGLQGDFKDDANVVATAKHFIGDGGTDQGKDRGVNRSSQRDMIGIHGAGYVTALQAGAQTVMASFNSWHDGTTDHGKMHGSAELLTGVLKQKMGFDGLVVSDWNGIAEVPGCANDSCPQAINAGIDMMMVPNDWKKFIANTIAQVKSGRIPMARIDDAVTRILRVKLRANLQKPSASVHAGKPEALQARALARKLVQESLVLLKNDSGTLPLARGKKLLVVGKSADSVANQSGGWTLTWQGTDNKNSDFPHADTILAGLRAAAGDHVTFSADGQGVDVADYDAVIAVIGETPYAEGDGDIGPAANLRHSARYPEDLAVLKAVAGKGKPVVTVFLSGRPLYVNDLLNLSDSFVAAWLPGSEGKGVADVLLRRADGKVDVPFTGKLSFSWPKGACQAPLNVGDKHYAPLFAYGYGLRYGSARRVGRLAEDSDTNGCGKTNAFPVFNQSDRATFPLYVQSGGERVALGADLNATYKLATLTVETAQVNTQQDAKKVTWTGPGFIEARAAQPRALPAWATERGALTFDTLVSAAPQGQVLVGMGDKAVDLTAEFTRLAGQGKRTVKVALACFVGLDAAKVDNAFRVTAQGSFVAAFTNVQVVGGAAADSDAIRCAH; encoded by the coding sequence ATGACTTCACGCCGCACCGTCAATCTGACCGTCCTTGCCGCCGCTTTGCTCGCTGGCGCCGCCCACGCCGCACCGGCCGCCGATTGGCCCGCCATCCGCAGCGCCATCGCGCCGGATGCGCAACTGGAGCAGCGCATCCGCGCCATCGTGGCCGGCATGACGCTGGAGCAGAAGGTCGGCCAGATGACGCAGGCCGAAATCAAGAGCGCCACGCCGGACGACGTGCGCAAGTACTATCTCGGCTCGGTGCTGAACGGTGGCGGCAGCTGGCCGCAGGGGAACAAGCACGCCACCCCGGCCGACTGGCTGGCGCTGGCGGACGCCTACTACGACGCCTCGATGGCGACGGACATGGCAACGAAGATCCCCGTCATCTGGGGCATCGACGCCATGCACGGCAACAGCAACGTCGCCGGTGCCACGCTGTTCCCGCACAATATCGGCCTGGGCGCGGCGCGCGACCCGGCGGGGGTGAAAGCAATGGCGCAGGCGGTCGGCAAGGCGGTGCGCGCCACCGGCATCAACTGGGTGTTCGCACCCACGCTGGCCGTGGTGCGCGACGACCGTTGGGGCCGGACCTACGAAAGCTTCTCGGAAGACCCGCGCATCGTGCGGGAGTACGCTGGCGGGTACGTCGAGGGCCTGCAGGGTGACTTCAAGGATGACGCCAACGTCGTCGCCACCGCCAAGCATTTCATCGGCGACGGCGGCACCGACCAAGGCAAGGACCGCGGCGTGAATCGGTCCAGCCAGCGCGACATGATCGGCATCCACGGCGCCGGCTACGTAACGGCGTTGCAGGCCGGCGCGCAAACAGTGATGGCATCGTTTAACAGCTGGCACGATGGCACCACGGACCACGGCAAGATGCACGGCAGCGCCGAGCTGCTGACCGGGGTGTTGAAACAGAAGATGGGCTTCGACGGCCTTGTCGTCAGCGACTGGAACGGCATCGCCGAGGTGCCCGGCTGCGCCAACGACAGCTGCCCGCAGGCCATCAACGCCGGCATCGACATGATGATGGTGCCGAACGACTGGAAGAAATTCATCGCCAACACGATTGCGCAGGTCAAAAGCGGCCGGATTCCCATGGCGCGCATCGACGATGCGGTCACGCGCATCCTGCGCGTCAAGCTGCGCGCCAACCTGCAAAAGCCATCCGCCTCCGTCCACGCCGGCAAGCCCGAGGCCTTGCAGGCACGCGCGCTGGCGCGCAAGCTGGTGCAGGAATCGCTTGTGCTGCTGAAAAATGACAGCGGTACGCTGCCGCTGGCGCGTGGTAAAAAGCTGCTGGTCGTGGGCAAGAGCGCGGACAGCGTCGCCAACCAGTCCGGCGGCTGGACGCTGACCTGGCAGGGCACCGACAACAAGAACAGCGATTTTCCCCATGCCGATACGATCCTGGCCGGGCTGCGCGCCGCGGCCGGAGACCACGTCACCTTCAGCGCGGACGGGCAGGGCGTGGACGTGGCCGACTACGACGCCGTCATCGCCGTCATCGGCGAAACGCCGTATGCCGAGGGCGATGGCGACATCGGCCCGGCCGCCAACCTGCGCCACAGCGCGCGCTACCCGGAAGACCTGGCGGTGCTGAAGGCGGTGGCCGGCAAGGGCAAGCCGGTCGTGACCGTGTTCCTGTCCGGCCGGCCGCTGTACGTCAACGACCTCTTGAACCTGTCGGACAGCTTTGTCGCCGCCTGGCTGCCAGGCTCCGAAGGCAAGGGCGTGGCGGACGTGCTGCTGCGCCGCGCCGACGGCAAGGTCGACGTGCCGTTCACGGGCAAGCTGTCGTTCTCGTGGCCGAAAGGCGCCTGCCAGGCGCCGCTGAACGTGGGCGACAAGCATTATGCGCCGCTGTTCGCCTACGGCTACGGCCTGCGCTACGGCAGTGCGCGCCGCGTGGGCAGGCTGGCCGAGGATAGCGATACCAACGGGTGTGGCAAAACCAATGCCTTCCCGGTCTTCAACCAGTCGGACCGGGCCACCTTCCCGTTGTACGTGCAAAGCGGCGGTGAGCGGGTCGCGCTGGGCGCCGACCTGAACGCCACCTACAAGCTGGCGACGCTGACGGTGGAGACGGCGCAGGTGAATACGCAGCAGGATGCCAAGAAGGTGACGTGGACCGGCCCAGGTTTCATCGAGGCCCGCGCGGCGCAACCACGTGCGCTGCCGGCGTGGGCGACCGAGCGGGGCGCGCTGACGTTCGACACGCTGGTCAGCGCCGCGCCCCAGGGCCAGGTGCTGGTCGGCATGGGCGACAAGGCGGTCGACCTCACCGCCGAATTCACCCGCCTGGCGGGCCAGGGCAAGCGCACGGTCAAGGTAGCGCTAGCGTGCTTTGTGGGCCTGGACGCCGCAAAGGTGGATAATGCGTTCCGCGTCACCGCACAGGGCAGCTTTGTTGCAGCCTTCACCAATGTCCAGGTTGTGGGTGGCGCGGCGGCGGATAGCGATGCGATCCGCTGCGCACATTGA
- a CDS encoding GH1 family beta-glucosidase — translation MTPNDLAAALPALQRSDFPAAFRWGTSTSSYQIEGATREGGRVESIWDRFCATPGAIRDGSSGANACHHYHRWPQDLDLAQELGTNAYRFSIAWPRIWTAAGTPNPQGLDFYERLVDGMLVRGLEPWATLYHWDLPQALQEQGGWAARDTVHAYTAYVDAVTRRLGDRVKHWITHNEPWCTAMHGHWDGMHAPGIRDFGMALQVCHYVLLSHGLAVPLIRANAPGAQAGIALSLHPVRAASMSEDDVAAGHRHDGLRNRWFLDALAGRGYPADVLAALGASAPRIEPGDLATIAVPIDFMGLNYYFPETIAHAPGRSPLQTVVVTAPDVERTAFGWEVEPAGLTELLLRLHREYQVPAIYVTENGSCYDDEVIDGAVHDTARTRYLVRHLAALRDALGLGTPVQGYFAWSLLDNFEWAEGYTRRFGLTHVDFATQQRLLKRSGQWYRDFLRAGR, via the coding sequence ATGACACCAAATGACCTCGCGGCCGCCCTGCCGGCCCTCCAACGCAGCGATTTTCCAGCCGCCTTCCGCTGGGGCACCTCCACCTCCTCGTACCAGATCGAAGGCGCCACGCGGGAAGGCGGGCGTGTCGAATCGATCTGGGACCGCTTCTGTGCCACCCCCGGCGCCATCCGCGACGGCAGCAGCGGTGCCAATGCCTGCCACCACTACCACCGTTGGCCGCAGGACCTCGACCTGGCCCAGGAACTGGGAACGAACGCTTATCGTTTTTCCATCGCCTGGCCACGCATCTGGACGGCGGCGGGCACGCCGAACCCGCAAGGGCTGGACTTCTATGAGCGCCTGGTGGACGGCATGCTGGTACGCGGGCTGGAACCTTGGGCCACGCTGTACCACTGGGACCTGCCGCAGGCGCTGCAGGAGCAGGGCGGCTGGGCCGCGCGCGACACGGTGCATGCCTACACCGCGTACGTCGATGCCGTCACGCGCCGGCTGGGCGACCGCGTGAAGCACTGGATCACGCACAACGAGCCATGGTGCACCGCCATGCACGGGCACTGGGACGGCATGCATGCGCCGGGGATCAGGGACTTCGGCATGGCGCTGCAGGTGTGCCACTACGTGCTGCTGTCGCATGGCCTCGCCGTGCCGCTGATCCGCGCCAATGCCCCCGGTGCGCAAGCCGGCATCGCCCTCAGCCTGCATCCGGTGCGTGCCGCGTCGATGAGCGAGGACGACGTGGCCGCCGGGCACCGCCACGATGGCCTGCGCAACCGCTGGTTCCTCGATGCGCTGGCAGGACGCGGCTATCCCGCCGACGTGCTGGCGGCACTGGGCGCCTCGGCGCCGCGCATCGAACCGGGCGACCTGGCAACGATCGCGGTACCGATCGACTTCATGGGACTGAACTACTATTTTCCCGAAACGATCGCGCATGCCCCCGGCCGTTCACCCCTGCAGACCGTCGTCGTCACGGCGCCGGACGTCGAGCGTACAGCGTTCGGCTGGGAAGTCGAACCGGCCGGGCTGACGGAACTGCTGCTGCGCCTGCACCGGGAGTACCAGGTGCCTGCAATTTACGTGACGGAGAACGGCTCGTGCTATGACGACGAGGTGATCGACGGGGCGGTGCACGACACTGCGCGCACGCGTTACCTGGTGCGCCACCTGGCGGCGCTACGCGACGCGCTCGGACTAGGCACGCCGGTGCAGGGATACTTCGCCTGGAGCCTGCTCGACAACTTCGAGTGGGCCGAGGGCTACACGCGGCGCTTCGGCCTGACCCACGTGGACTTCGCCACCCAGCAGCGGCTGCTGAAACGCAGCGGCCAGTGGTACCGCGACTTCCTGCGCGCCGGCAGGTAG
- a CDS encoding phosphocholine-specific phospholipase C — protein MSANSRRRFLGGTAAAGILSAMPPLLREALAVPARKGTGTIGDVRHIVILMQENRSFDHYFGTLAGVRGFGDRLTIPLPEGRTVWQQHNGHRIVMPYRLDQTVGNAQPRMDLPHTWPDAQAAWDEGRMASWPRSKTDASMAYYTRAELPIQFALAEAFTLCDAYHCSLQGGTNPNRLFMLTGTNNPTGVGGGPLIDNRMEGLGPPEQGFNWTTYAERLEAAGVSWKVYQDMDDNFGCNLLQVFRRYREAFATRPNPLADKALSTTLWNATLDGLRDDVVAGKLPQVSWVIPPQLYSEHPSPSTPVQGGAYTLQVLEALLADPDVWAGTVLLQMYDENDAFFDHVPPPAAPAWQPDGSRAGKSTVDFSAECHTDSRLYGLGPRVPMLVMSPWSKGGWVNSQVFDHTSILRFLERRFGIAEPNIAPWRRTVCGDLTSCFDFAAPDARKPTVPVHGIAWADEVRARQRATPPIEVPPEGSQTVPRQEGGTRPSRGLPYRLEVTAQVDATGVTLSFDNNGGVGAVLHVYDRRRLELGPRRYTLEADRGLSDRWTVAPADGLYDLWVLGPNGFHRHVSGRAGYAALNVSAAQDRDRLVLTLHNPATVEKQVTVTPLAYAASVPATHRIPPDGVLRLPVKGPWYDIGVREGESAWRFAGRIETGADSVSDPAFGLAPAVW, from the coding sequence ATGAGCGCGAATTCCCGCCGCCGTTTCCTGGGCGGCACGGCTGCCGCCGGCATCCTGAGCGCGATGCCGCCGCTGCTGCGCGAAGCGCTGGCCGTCCCGGCGCGCAAGGGCACCGGCACCATCGGCGATGTGCGCCACATCGTCATCCTGATGCAGGAAAACCGCTCGTTCGACCATTATTTCGGCACCCTGGCCGGCGTACGGGGCTTCGGCGACCGCCTGACGATTCCGCTGCCGGAGGGCCGCACCGTCTGGCAGCAGCACAACGGCCACCGCATCGTCATGCCGTACCGCCTCGACCAGACGGTCGGCAACGCGCAGCCGCGCATGGACCTGCCGCACACCTGGCCCGATGCGCAGGCGGCGTGGGACGAAGGGCGCATGGCCTCGTGGCCACGCTCGAAGACGGATGCGTCGATGGCCTACTACACGCGCGCCGAGCTGCCGATCCAGTTCGCGCTGGCCGAGGCGTTTACCCTGTGCGATGCCTACCACTGCTCGCTGCAGGGTGGTACCAATCCAAACCGGCTGTTCATGCTGACCGGGACAAACAATCCGACCGGCGTCGGCGGCGGTCCGCTGATCGACAACCGCATGGAAGGCCTGGGCCCGCCCGAGCAGGGCTTCAACTGGACGACGTATGCCGAGCGGCTGGAGGCGGCCGGCGTCAGCTGGAAGGTCTACCAGGACATGGACGACAACTTCGGCTGCAACCTGCTGCAGGTGTTCCGGCGCTATCGCGAAGCCTTTGCCACGCGGCCCAATCCGCTGGCGGACAAGGCGCTCAGCACGACCCTGTGGAACGCCACGCTGGACGGGCTGCGCGACGACGTGGTGGCGGGCAAGCTGCCGCAGGTCAGCTGGGTCATTCCGCCGCAGTTGTACAGTGAACACCCCAGCCCGTCCACGCCGGTGCAGGGCGGCGCCTACACGCTGCAGGTGCTGGAGGCGCTGCTGGCCGACCCGGACGTGTGGGCCGGCACGGTGCTGCTGCAGATGTACGACGAGAACGACGCCTTCTTCGACCACGTGCCACCGCCGGCCGCACCGGCCTGGCAGCCGGACGGCAGCCGCGCCGGCAAGTCGACGGTGGACTTCAGCGCCGAGTGCCACACGGACAGCCGGCTGTACGGCCTGGGGCCGCGCGTGCCGATGCTGGTCATGTCGCCATGGAGCAAAGGCGGTTGGGTCAACTCGCAGGTGTTCGACCACACATCGATCCTGCGCTTCCTGGAGCGCCGCTTCGGTATCGCCGAGCCGAACATCGCGCCGTGGCGCCGCACCGTGTGCGGCGACCTGACCAGCTGCTTCGACTTTGCCGCGCCGGACGCGCGCAAGCCCACGGTGCCAGTACACGGCATCGCCTGGGCCGACGAGGTGCGGGCGCGCCAGCGTGCCACGCCGCCCATCGAGGTGCCGCCAGAGGGTAGCCAGACGGTGCCGCGCCAGGAGGGCGGCACGCGGCCGTCGCGCGGCCTGCCATATCGGCTGGAAGTCACGGCACAGGTCGACGCGACCGGCGTCACGCTCTCCTTCGACAACAACGGCGGCGTGGGCGCCGTGCTGCACGTGTACGACCGCCGCCGGCTGGAACTGGGGCCGCGCCGCTACACGCTGGAGGCGGACCGGGGCCTGAGCGACCGCTGGACGGTGGCGCCGGCCGACGGCCTGTACGACCTGTGGGTGCTTGGACCGAACGGATTTCACCGCCACGTCAGCGGGCGTGCCGGTTACGCCGCCCTGAACGTGAGCGCTGCGCAGGACCGCGACCGCCTGGTGCTGACCTTGCACAACCCCGCCACGGTGGAGAAGCAGGTAACGGTGACGCCGCTGGCCTATGCCGCCAGCGTGCCGGCCACGCACCGGATTCCTCCGGACGGCGTGCTGCGCCTGCCCGTAAAGGGGCCGTGGTACGACATCGGCGTGAGGGAAGGAGAGTCGGCCTGGCGCTTCGCCGGACGCATCGAGACGGGAGCGGACAGCGTCAGCGATCCGGCGTTCGGGTTGGCGCCGGCGGTTTGGTAA
- a CDS encoding sugar MFS transporter codes for METTTSTAALAPDAVAHDGRGNTAPLIIVTILFFMWGLLTSLNDVLIPHLKAIYTLSYVQAMLVQFCFFGAYLIVSLPAGMLIRRIGYQRGAVAGLVVAAAGCALFYPAANGGYGLFLFAFFVLAGGITVLQVAANPYVTVLGDPRTASSRLTLTQAFNSLGTTVAPALGGMLILSGSVLGAQELARLPAVEQVAYRAQQAAAVQGPYLVLAAALLLLAVLFALARLPKLVDAAGDAPAGRFADLFVHKHLVLGTIGIFLYVGGEVSIGSFLINYIGEPHIAGLAPADAAHYVSLYWGGAMVGRFIGFAVMRTVSPGKALAFNATCSMLLILVAIFGSGSVAMWAILAVGLCNSIMFPTIFSMALHGLGRQTGQASGLLCMAIVGGALVPFAQGALADASGIQVSFFVPLACYAFILYFGARYVNLHRQ; via the coding sequence ATGGAAACAACTACTAGCACGGCCGCGCTGGCGCCGGACGCGGTCGCGCATGACGGTCGCGGCAACACGGCGCCGCTGATCATCGTTACGATTCTGTTCTTCATGTGGGGGCTGTTGACGTCGCTGAACGACGTTTTGATCCCGCACCTGAAGGCGATTTACACACTGAGCTACGTCCAGGCGATGCTGGTGCAGTTCTGCTTCTTCGGCGCCTACCTGATCGTCTCGCTGCCGGCGGGGATGCTGATCCGCCGCATCGGCTACCAGCGCGGCGCCGTCGCCGGCCTGGTCGTCGCGGCGGCCGGCTGCGCGCTGTTCTATCCGGCCGCAAACGGCGGCTATGGCCTGTTCCTGTTCGCCTTTTTCGTGCTGGCGGGCGGTATTACCGTCTTGCAGGTCGCGGCGAACCCCTATGTGACGGTGCTGGGCGATCCGCGCACGGCATCGAGCCGCCTGACCTTGACGCAGGCCTTCAATTCGCTGGGCACCACGGTGGCGCCGGCACTGGGCGGGATGCTGATCCTGTCCGGCAGCGTGCTGGGTGCGCAGGAGCTGGCGCGCCTGCCGGCCGTCGAGCAGGTCGCCTATCGCGCGCAGCAGGCCGCCGCCGTGCAGGGCCCCTACCTGGTTCTGGCCGCGGCGTTGCTGCTGCTGGCCGTGCTGTTCGCACTGGCCCGCCTGCCCAAGCTGGTCGACGCCGCAGGGGACGCACCGGCCGGGCGCTTCGCCGACCTGTTCGTGCACAAGCACCTGGTGCTGGGCACCATCGGCATCTTCCTGTACGTCGGCGGCGAGGTATCGATCGGCAGCTTCCTGATCAACTACATCGGCGAGCCGCACATCGCCGGCCTGGCGCCAGCCGACGCGGCGCATTACGTCAGCCTGTACTGGGGCGGCGCGATGGTGGGCCGCTTCATCGGCTTCGCCGTCATGCGCACGGTCAGCCCGGGCAAGGCGCTGGCGTTCAACGCCACCTGCAGCATGCTGCTGATCCTGGTCGCGATCTTCGGCAGCGGCTCGGTCGCGATGTGGGCCATCCTGGCCGTGGGACTGTGCAACTCGATCATGTTCCCGACCATCTTCAGCATGGCGCTGCATGGCCTGGGCCGCCAGACCGGCCAGGCTTCCGGCCTGCTGTGCATGGCGATCGTGGGCGGCGCGCTGGTGCCGTTCGCGCAGGGCGCGCTGGCGGACGCCAGCGGCATCCAGGTGTCGTTCTTCGTGCCACTGGCCTGTTACGCGTTCATCCTGTACTTCGGTGCGCGCTACGTGAACCTGCACCGCCAGTAA
- a CDS encoding sugar kinase, with the protein MTARTGEAAAFDLIGIGECMVEFHATAPLAQATQFHKSYGGDVLNALVAAARQGSRTAFISRVGDDPFGPGLQAAWRAEGIDTSHAPLVPGENGVYFISVDAAGERSFTYRRAGSAASAMNGDVDEAFIASARCLLLSGITQAISPGARAATLAAARVARAHGVTVAYDPNYRPRLWTDAATARAACIELLPYVDILLPSLPTDADILPGPALTLAPHVAVKLGEAGSEVWLDGARTVVPAVPAQVVDTTGAGDCWNGTYLALLLQGADAAQAAAQANAAAAAKLAHRGAVPPRTGGAR; encoded by the coding sequence ATGACGGCAAGGACGGGCGAGGCGGCAGCCTTCGACCTGATTGGCATCGGCGAGTGCATGGTCGAGTTCCACGCGACCGCGCCACTCGCGCAGGCCACCCAATTCCACAAATCTTACGGTGGCGATGTGCTGAACGCACTGGTCGCCGCGGCTCGCCAGGGCAGCCGCACGGCGTTCATCAGCCGCGTCGGCGACGATCCGTTCGGTCCCGGCCTGCAGGCCGCCTGGCGCGCCGAGGGCATCGACACCAGCCACGCGCCGCTGGTCCCGGGCGAAAACGGCGTGTATTTCATCTCCGTCGATGCGGCCGGCGAGCGCTCGTTCACCTACCGCCGTGCCGGCAGTGCCGCATCGGCCATGAACGGCGACGTTGACGAAGCCTTCATCGCGTCGGCCCGCTGCCTGCTGCTGTCCGGGATCACGCAAGCCATTTCGCCGGGCGCCCGCGCTGCCACGCTGGCCGCCGCGCGCGTCGCGCGCGCGCACGGCGTCACGGTCGCCTACGATCCGAATTACCGTCCACGCCTGTGGACGGATGCGGCAACGGCGCGCGCCGCCTGCATCGAACTGCTGCCGTATGTCGACATCCTGCTCCCCAGCCTGCCGACCGACGCCGACATCCTGCCCGGCCCCGCGCTGACGCTGGCGCCGCATGTGGCGGTGAAGCTGGGCGAAGCAGGCAGCGAAGTCTGGCTCGATGGCGCACGCACCGTCGTGCCGGCCGTGCCGGCGCAGGTGGTCGATACGACCGGTGCCGGCGACTGCTGGAACGGCACCTACCTGGCGCTGCTGCTGCAGGGCGCCGATGCGGCGCAGGCCGCCGCGCAAGCCAATGCCGCCGCCGCCGCCAAGCTGGCGCATCGCGGCGCCGTCCCGCCACGGACCGGAGGTGCACGATGA